A region of Streptomyces sp. NBC_01750 DNA encodes the following proteins:
- a CDS encoding maleylpyruvate isomerase family mycothiol-dependent enzyme, whose translation MTVHPSLQTYADAWTHSIESIAELVQPLVEGEWNRPTPCPGWSVRDLVSHVIGMECEMLGDPRPIHTLPRDLYHVQSEFARYMEMQVDVRRHHTAPEMTSELEYTIIRRARQLRNESRGPDTMVRAPLGTEQTLEVAMRMRAFDTWVHEQDLRSTLGNPGNLDSPGAYIARDCLLEALPKVVAKDAGAPANSAVVFDVHGPVEFLRTVRVDADGRGTVDGAPSLGPVVTLALDWETFYRLACGRVRATAVSDRVKVDGDAELAAAILREFAVTP comes from the coding sequence GTGACCGTCCATCCCAGCCTCCAGACCTACGCCGACGCCTGGACCCACTCCATTGAATCGATAGCCGAGCTGGTGCAGCCGCTCGTGGAGGGCGAGTGGAACCGGCCCACCCCGTGCCCCGGCTGGTCCGTGCGCGACCTGGTCTCGCATGTCATCGGCATGGAGTGCGAGATGCTCGGTGATCCGCGGCCCATCCACACACTGCCGCGTGATCTTTACCATGTGCAGAGCGAGTTCGCGCGCTACATGGAGATGCAGGTGGATGTGCGCCGGCACCACACGGCGCCGGAGATGACCTCCGAGCTGGAGTACACGATCATCCGCCGGGCCCGTCAGCTGCGCAATGAAAGCCGCGGCCCCGACACCATGGTCCGCGCCCCGCTGGGCACCGAGCAGACTCTCGAAGTGGCCATGCGGATGCGCGCGTTCGACACCTGGGTGCATGAGCAGGATCTGCGCTCGACGCTGGGCAACCCGGGCAACCTCGACTCCCCCGGCGCCTACATCGCCCGTGACTGCCTTCTGGAGGCCCTGCCCAAGGTGGTGGCCAAGGACGCGGGCGCCCCGGCGAACTCGGCCGTCGTCTTCGATGTGCACGGCCCGGTCGAGTTCCTCCGTACGGTGCGGGTGGACGCGGACGGCCGCGGCACGGTCGACGGCGCGCCCTCGCTCGGCCCCGTGGTGACCCTCGCGCTGGACTGGGAGACCTTCTACCGGCTGGCCTGCGGCCGGGTGCGGGCGACCGCGGTCTCGGACCGGGTCAAGGTGGACGGTGACGCGGAACTGGCGGCGGCGATCCTGCGGGAGTTCGCGGTCACGCCGTAG
- a CDS encoding D-alanyl-D-alanine carboxypeptidase family protein — protein sequence MTLSHTGLRRAATVVLAGGLLVTASPLAAPAQAAQPIPTISGKGGFLLDQTTGKAVYGKANDLRRQMASTTKVTTAIVVLTTPGVDLNRKVTIKQAYRDYVVREGASTADLKTGDKVTVRQLLSALMLPSGCDAAYALADTFGTGTTTAARTKSFIGKMNAKATQLGLKNTKYDSFDGISSAGSNYTTPADLAKMARHAFSSAAFRDVVKATQYKTTATTSTGGTRTYTWYNTNKLLGSYSGAVGIKTGTGTTAGPCLVFAATRGTKTYVGVVLNGTDRYNDAAKLLDFGFGSSTAQTMELRTLPRGAQRD from the coding sequence TTGACACTCAGCCACACCGGCCTGCGCAGAGCCGCCACGGTCGTCCTTGCAGGTGGCCTGCTGGTGACGGCCTCGCCGCTGGCCGCGCCCGCCCAGGCGGCGCAGCCGATACCGACCATCAGCGGCAAGGGCGGCTTCCTGCTCGACCAGACGACGGGCAAGGCGGTCTACGGCAAGGCCAACGACCTCCGCCGCCAGATGGCCAGCACGACGAAGGTCACGACGGCGATAGTGGTCCTCACCACCCCCGGTGTCGATCTCAACCGCAAGGTGACCATCAAGCAGGCGTACCGCGACTACGTCGTCCGGGAGGGCGCGAGCACCGCGGACCTGAAGACGGGCGACAAGGTGACCGTCCGTCAGCTGCTGTCCGCGCTGATGCTGCCCTCCGGCTGCGACGCCGCGTACGCGCTGGCCGACACCTTCGGCACCGGCACGACGACCGCCGCGCGCACCAAGTCGTTCATCGGGAAGATGAACGCGAAGGCCACCCAGCTCGGTCTGAAGAACACCAAGTACGACTCGTTCGACGGCATCTCCTCGGCCGGCAGCAACTACACGACCCCGGCCGACCTCGCGAAGATGGCCCGGCACGCCTTCAGCAGCGCCGCCTTCCGCGATGTCGTCAAGGCGACGCAGTACAAGACGACCGCCACCACGAGCACCGGCGGCACCCGCACGTACACCTGGTACAACACCAACAAGCTGCTCGGCTCCTACAGCGGCGCCGTCGGCATAAAGACCGGCACCGGCACGACGGCCGGCCCCTGCCTGGTCTTCGCGGCCACCCGCGGCACGAAGACCTACGTCGGAGTCGTCCTCAACGGCACCGACCGTTACAACGACGCGGCCAAGCTGCTGGACTTCGGTTTCGGTTCCAGCACCGCGCAGACCATGGAGCTGCGGACCCTGCCGAGGGGCGCCCAGCGCGACTGA
- a CDS encoding NAD(P)-binding oxidoreductase, with the protein MRLAIAGTMSPGTTAVHFAELAGAGGHDVRRLSTYDEVGPVRRALAGTDAAVLVPKRGDARLHAQQAMRTLLAAAAELPTPPRILLVSSFVVGHGNAHPLSRVDATQLPARIASEEDLRAGGLPYTIVRPTWLTDDPPGAHAITLTQDPQADGMVSRADIAVALVAAIESGRAVRTTFGLFSEPGTPPADWAAAYARLQPDVQSGPQSGPRPDTQPDPQSVPRPDAAPDKEPV; encoded by the coding sequence ATGAGACTTGCCATCGCCGGGACCATGTCGCCCGGCACCACCGCGGTGCACTTCGCGGAACTCGCCGGCGCCGGGGGGCACGACGTACGCCGGCTCAGCACCTACGACGAGGTCGGGCCCGTCCGCCGGGCGCTCGCCGGCACCGACGCCGCCGTCCTCGTCCCCAAGCGCGGGGATGCCCGCCTGCACGCCCAGCAGGCCATGCGTACCCTGCTCGCCGCTGCCGCCGAACTGCCCACGCCCCCGCGCATCCTGCTGGTGAGCTCCTTCGTCGTCGGCCACGGGAATGCCCACCCGCTGAGCCGGGTCGATGCCACCCAACTGCCGGCCAGGATCGCCTCCGAAGAGGATCTGCGCGCCGGCGGTCTGCCGTACACGATCGTCCGCCCCACCTGGCTCACCGACGATCCGCCCGGTGCGCACGCCATCACCCTCACCCAGGATCCGCAGGCCGACGGCATGGTCTCCCGTGCGGACATCGCGGTGGCGCTGGTCGCGGCCATCGAGAGCGGGAGAGCCGTCCGTACGACCTTCGGGCTGTTCAGCGAGCCGGGCACGCCACCTGCCGACTGGGCCGCCGCATACGCCCGCCTTCAGCCCGACGTCCAGTCCGGTCCGCAGTCCGGTCCTCGGCCCGACACCCAGCCCGATCCGCAGTCCGTACCTCGGCCCGACGCCGCGCCCGACAAGGAACCCGTATGA
- a CDS encoding MFS transporter, with translation MSASAVTLPGDPPGGRRAAAVWGIGVAVYFVAVIFRTSLGVAGLDAADRFDVNASALSTFSILQLLVYAGMQIPVGLMVDRLGTKKVLTLGVVLFTVGQLGFALSPSYGTALASRALLGCGDAMTFISVLRLGSRWFPARRGPLIGQVAALFGMAGNLVSTVLIARMLHGLGWTATFAGSSVAGLVVLVLLSLFLKDHPEGHEPPPAQHAGSAFVRKQIAESWREPGTRLGMWVHFTTQFPAMVFLLLWGMPFLVEAQGLSRETAGELLTLVVLSNMMVGLVYGQVIARHHAARAPLALGTVGATALLWATTIAYPGDHAPMWLLITLCTVLGACGPASMIGFDFARPANPPQRQGTASGIVNMGGFVASMTTLLAVGVLLDVTGDNYRIAFSSVFVLETLGITQILRLRARTARRERERLVASRVEAVHVPA, from the coding sequence ATGAGCGCCTCCGCCGTCACGCTGCCCGGCGATCCACCCGGCGGCCGGCGGGCCGCCGCGGTGTGGGGCATCGGAGTCGCCGTCTACTTCGTCGCCGTCATCTTCCGTACGTCGCTGGGCGTCGCCGGCCTCGACGCCGCCGACCGCTTCGACGTCAACGCCTCCGCACTCTCCACCTTCTCCATCCTCCAGCTGCTGGTCTACGCCGGGATGCAGATACCCGTCGGCCTGATGGTCGACCGCCTGGGCACCAAGAAGGTCCTCACCCTCGGGGTGGTGCTGTTCACCGTCGGTCAGCTGGGCTTCGCGCTCTCACCCTCGTACGGAACGGCACTCGCCTCGCGCGCACTGCTCGGCTGCGGCGACGCCATGACCTTCATCAGCGTGCTGCGGCTCGGCTCGCGCTGGTTCCCGGCCCGGCGCGGACCGCTGATCGGGCAGGTCGCCGCGCTCTTCGGGATGGCGGGCAATCTCGTCTCGACGGTCCTCATCGCGCGGATGCTGCACGGGCTCGGCTGGACCGCCACGTTCGCGGGCAGCTCGGTGGCCGGACTGGTCGTGCTGGTGCTGCTGTCGCTCTTCCTCAAGGACCACCCGGAGGGCCACGAGCCACCGCCCGCCCAGCACGCGGGATCCGCGTTCGTACGGAAGCAGATCGCCGAGTCCTGGCGTGAGCCCGGCACCCGGCTCGGTATGTGGGTGCACTTCACCACCCAGTTCCCCGCCATGGTGTTCCTGCTGCTGTGGGGGATGCCGTTCCTGGTCGAGGCACAGGGTCTCTCCCGGGAGACCGCCGGCGAGCTGCTGACGCTGGTGGTGCTCTCCAACATGATGGTCGGGCTGGTGTACGGGCAGGTCATCGCGCGGCACCACGCGGCACGGGCCCCGCTGGCCCTCGGCACGGTCGGCGCGACCGCACTGCTGTGGGCGACCACCATCGCGTACCCGGGTGACCATGCCCCGATGTGGCTGCTGATCACCCTGTGCACGGTGCTCGGGGCGTGCGGGCCCGCGTCGATGATCGGGTTCGACTTCGCCCGGCCGGCCAATCCGCCGCAGCGGCAGGGGACGGCGTCGGGAATCGTCAACATGGGTGGTTTTGTGGCCTCGATGACGACCCTGCTGGCGGTCGGAGTGCTGCTGGACGTGACCGGCGACAACTACCGGATCGCGTTCTCGTCGGTGTTCGTGCTGGAGACGCTGGGCATCACGCAGATCCTGCGGCTGCGGGCACGCACGGCACGGCGCGAGCGGGAGCGGCTGGTGGCCAGCCGGGTGGAGGCCGTGCACGTACCGGCGTGA
- a CDS encoding GntR family transcriptional regulator gives MPAAAPAAERVYTHIKQAVLDRRYEGGTLLTEGELADAVGVSRTPVREALLKLEVEGLIKLYPKKGALVLAVSAQEIADVVETRLLVEEHAARKAVPASPRLLARLEELLEQQKRQGEAGDLAAVAVTDRCFHAEIVRSGGNEILSRLYDQLRDRQLRMGVAVMHSHPDRITKNVAEHSEILEALRAGDPDAAAALVHRHVGWFSNLARGEVR, from the coding sequence ATGCCCGCCGCCGCTCCCGCCGCAGAACGTGTCTACACCCACATCAAGCAAGCAGTCCTCGACCGCCGTTACGAGGGCGGCACCCTCCTCACCGAGGGCGAGCTGGCCGACGCGGTCGGCGTCTCGCGCACCCCCGTCCGCGAGGCGCTGCTCAAGCTCGAGGTCGAGGGCCTGATCAAGCTCTATCCGAAGAAGGGCGCACTCGTGCTCGCCGTCTCCGCGCAGGAGATCGCGGATGTGGTGGAGACCCGGCTGCTGGTCGAGGAGCACGCGGCCCGCAAGGCCGTACCGGCGTCACCGCGGCTGCTCGCCCGGCTCGAAGAGCTTCTTGAGCAGCAGAAGCGGCAGGGTGAGGCGGGCGACCTGGCGGCCGTCGCCGTCACCGACCGCTGTTTCCACGCCGAGATCGTGCGCAGCGGCGGCAACGAGATCCTCTCCCGCCTCTATGACCAACTCCGCGACCGCCAGCTGCGGATGGGCGTCGCCGTGATGCACTCCCACCCCGACCGGATCACCAAGAACGTCGCCGAACACAGCGAGATCCTCGAGGCACTGCGCGCCGGCGACCCGGACGCGGCAGCCGCGCTCGTGCACCGGCACGTCGGCTGGTTCAGCAATCTGGCACGGGGCGAGGTCCGATGA
- a CDS encoding LysR family transcriptional regulator, translating into MIPEARLLRYFLAVAEERNFTRAAERLHIAQPSLSAQIRRLESQLGVRLLERTTRVVRLTEAGRAVQERGPAALAALFEVWDAARRAGRGELGRIRIVYSASTGYGTVPHLVESLHRHHPDIEVSAEMLRTPDIGPAVLEGRADVGIARTPEPAGGVRVRPLRWERRGILVAAGHPLAAAAPGVHPAAIAAFPVLAHPREANPAHYDELVELFRRAGVRPRLVERPVAFDPTQRVLRDAETVALVGEASADGLSPWLRWLPLAEPHDRLLVALVLPDPAPPSAERFERVALEAAAEAGWLPG; encoded by the coding sequence ATGATTCCGGAGGCGAGGCTGCTGCGCTATTTCCTCGCCGTCGCCGAGGAACGGAACTTCACCCGCGCCGCCGAGCGACTGCACATCGCACAGCCGTCGTTGAGCGCACAGATCCGCAGGCTGGAGTCCCAGCTGGGTGTACGGCTTCTGGAGCGGACCACCCGTGTGGTGCGGCTGACCGAAGCGGGCCGTGCGGTCCAGGAGCGTGGCCCGGCCGCGCTGGCGGCGCTCTTCGAGGTCTGGGACGCCGCGCGCCGCGCGGGCCGCGGCGAGCTCGGCCGGATCCGTATCGTCTACAGCGCGAGTACCGGGTACGGCACCGTCCCCCACCTGGTGGAGTCGCTGCACCGGCATCATCCCGACATCGAGGTGAGCGCCGAGATGCTTCGCACGCCCGATATCGGTCCGGCTGTGCTGGAGGGCCGTGCCGACGTCGGTATCGCGCGTACTCCGGAGCCGGCCGGGGGTGTGCGCGTGCGGCCACTGCGCTGGGAGCGCCGGGGGATCCTGGTCGCCGCGGGCCATCCGCTCGCGGCCGCGGCACCAGGCGTCCACCCGGCTGCGATCGCCGCGTTCCCCGTGCTGGCGCATCCGCGCGAGGCCAACCCGGCCCACTACGACGAGCTGGTGGAACTGTTCCGCCGGGCCGGCGTACGGCCCCGGCTGGTCGAACGGCCGGTGGCCTTCGACCCCACCCAGCGGGTCCTGCGCGACGCGGAAACCGTCGCCCTGGTCGGCGAGGCCTCCGCGGACGGACTCTCTCCGTGGCTGCGGTGGCTGCCGCTGGCCGAGCCCCATGACCGGCTGCTGGTCGCGCTCGTGCTGCCGGACCCCGCGCCCCCGTCGGCCGAGCGCTTCGAGCGAGTGGCGCTCGAGGCGGCGGCGGAGGCCGGCTGGCTGCCCGGCTGA
- a CDS encoding carbon-nitrogen family hydrolase gives MRASLIQIAVDPDESVNSRRRRVAALVREQRGADLVVLPELWAVGAFAYESFADEAESLDGATYEVMAKAASDAGVWLHAGSIVEKAASGGGAAAGSGTLYNTSLVLSPTGELVRSYRKIHRFGFDKGEAVMMGAGDELVTVPLPGTESSPGLTLGLATCYDLRFPELFRGLVDAGAQAFVVPAGWPARRREHWTLLARARAVENQAYVLACGTAGTHAGVEQAGHSIVVDPWGEILAEAGPDEEVLSVELDPARVATTREQFPVLKDRRLD, from the coding sequence GTGCGCGCCTCCCTCATCCAGATCGCAGTAGACCCGGACGAATCGGTCAATTCGCGCAGGCGGCGCGTCGCCGCGCTCGTCCGGGAGCAGCGGGGCGCCGACCTGGTGGTGCTTCCCGAGTTGTGGGCCGTCGGAGCATTCGCCTATGAGTCGTTCGCCGACGAAGCCGAATCGCTGGACGGCGCCACGTACGAGGTGATGGCCAAGGCCGCGAGCGACGCCGGAGTGTGGCTGCACGCGGGTTCCATCGTCGAGAAGGCGGCATCCGGCGGTGGCGCCGCCGCGGGCTCCGGCACCCTCTACAACACCTCCCTCGTCCTCTCCCCCACCGGCGAACTGGTCCGCTCCTACCGGAAGATCCACCGCTTCGGCTTCGACAAGGGCGAGGCGGTGATGATGGGCGCGGGCGACGAACTCGTGACCGTCCCGCTGCCCGGGACCGAGTCGTCGCCGGGTCTCACCCTCGGCCTCGCGACCTGCTACGACCTGCGCTTCCCCGAGCTGTTCCGGGGGCTGGTGGACGCGGGTGCGCAGGCGTTTGTCGTCCCGGCGGGCTGGCCGGCCCGGCGCCGGGAGCACTGGACGCTGCTGGCCCGCGCCCGCGCCGTGGAGAACCAGGCGTACGTCCTGGCCTGCGGCACCGCAGGTACCCACGCCGGTGTCGAGCAGGCGGGGCACAGCATCGTGGTCGACCCCTGGGGCGAGATCCTCGCCGAGGCGGGCCCGGACGAGGAGGTCCTGAGCGTCGAGCTGGACCCGGCCAGGGTGGCGACGACACGGGAGCAGTTCCCCGTACTCAAGGACCGCCGGCTCGATTGA